The Desmonostoc muscorum LEGE 12446 genome includes a region encoding these proteins:
- a CDS encoding CmcJ/NvfI family oxidoreductase: MSLNSQVLDRPIFEDLPSVEADLSYLLPITDKLFNYAYEPPSSVLRSNGSYQSYKVPIYNARSISENISLDREGFAFTEHNTRVRNFYDEEEIRQVYYPEAKQLLKEVTGATEVVIFDHTLRNAALMKQDINNGIREPVKRVHNDFSTSGGHRRARRELAAQGIDNIDSLLQQRFAIINVWRGIGDTIQESPLTLCDAQSVAPTDLVINNLIYRDRIGETYAVTYNPKHKWYYFPQMQRNEALFIKCFDSADDGRARFALHTAFEDPTSPPNPPPRESIELRTFVFYPG; encoded by the coding sequence ATGAGCTTAAATAGCCAAGTTCTAGACAGACCGATTTTTGAGGATTTGCCATCTGTAGAGGCTGACCTCAGTTACCTGCTGCCAATAACAGACAAGCTTTTCAACTACGCTTATGAACCACCATCAAGTGTTCTCCGTTCCAATGGCAGCTATCAGTCATACAAGGTGCCAATCTACAATGCTCGTTCGATCTCAGAGAATATCTCGCTAGATCGAGAAGGTTTCGCATTTACTGAGCATAATACCAGGGTTCGTAACTTTTACGATGAAGAGGAAATACGCCAAGTTTATTACCCAGAAGCAAAACAGTTATTAAAAGAAGTGACTGGTGCAACTGAGGTAGTGATATTCGATCACACCTTGCGTAATGCTGCATTGATGAAGCAGGACATCAACAATGGCATTAGGGAACCCGTCAAGCGCGTACACAATGACTTCAGCACTTCCGGCGGACATAGACGCGCACGCAGAGAGTTGGCAGCGCAGGGTATAGATAACATTGACAGCCTATTACAACAACGGTTTGCAATTATCAATGTTTGGCGAGGAATTGGTGACACAATTCAAGAATCACCATTAACACTATGTGATGCCCAAAGTGTTGCACCAACAGATCTGGTAATTAATAACCTAATATACCGCGATCGCATTGGTGAAACCTACGCCGTCACTTACAACCCAAAACATAAGTGGTACTACTTCCCACAAATGCAAAGGAACGAAGCGCTATTTATCAAGTGTTTCGACTCCGCAGACGACGGACGCGCCCGCTTTGCACTCCATACAGCATTTGAAGACCCCACCAGCCCGCCGAATCCACCTCCACGGGAGAGTATCGAGTTGCGGACATTCGTGTTCTATCCTGGATAG
- a CDS encoding TniQ family protein produces the protein MLDNQLNLKPPWYTQQIDVPQRSHLYPLKPLLLGTAFTESLTSYITRLAATHQIPTGILLAQELAPKINRYKGPNPDSLSQIFFHIFFNQTGAWNGTGTMALEPLLVLQKLTQQPILKYLTLIPWSKVVPTRNLLRKYKAWCPLCYSEWSNNGLPLYEPLIWSISTVKICSRHQYPLMNYCPNCGQNVYLLAWNTKNGFCCRCHYWLGTACSMLESKFYHTEEGEWHNFVAQQVGELIAQTPYLIEPPNRESVALAINKCIDVVTQGNAKAFAEQMHLSLTVPRDWRVGNALPQLNKLLRVCYRLSISLIDVYLGRLNLDSSIVLKDLPLSEQYSQTNRPFDLNKVRSFLELHQESFPPQSLKHLAFQIGYDSADLSRHLPDLCRRISARYKLHTKSCLKPRV, from the coding sequence ATGCTTGATAATCAATTGAACTTAAAACCCCCTTGGTATACTCAACAAATAGATGTACCACAACGTAGTCATTTATATCCTTTAAAACCACTATTATTAGGAACAGCGTTTACTGAAAGTTTGACCAGCTACATTACACGTTTAGCTGCAACTCACCAAATTCCCACAGGAATTTTACTGGCTCAGGAATTAGCCCCTAAAATTAATCGCTATAAAGGACCAAATCCAGATAGTTTATCACAGATATTTTTCCACATCTTTTTTAACCAAACAGGTGCATGGAATGGAACTGGAACTATGGCACTTGAGCCTTTATTAGTTTTACAAAAGCTAACTCAACAGCCTATCTTAAAATATTTAACATTAATACCTTGGTCAAAAGTTGTACCAACTAGAAATCTCTTGCGTAAATATAAGGCTTGGTGTCCGTTATGTTATTCGGAATGGAGCAACAATGGTCTTCCACTTTACGAGCCATTAATTTGGTCTATTTCAACAGTTAAAATTTGTTCTAGACATCAGTATCCTTTAATGAATTATTGTCCCAACTGTGGTCAAAATGTTTACTTGTTAGCTTGGAATACTAAAAATGGATTTTGCTGTAGATGTCATTATTGGTTGGGTACAGCTTGTTCAATGCTAGAATCAAAATTCTATCATACCGAAGAAGGAGAATGGCACAATTTTGTTGCCCAACAAGTTGGAGAACTAATTGCTCAAACACCATATTTAATTGAACCACCAAATCGAGAATCAGTCGCTCTAGCTATAAATAAGTGTATTGATGTTGTGACTCAGGGTAATGCTAAAGCTTTTGCCGAACAAATGCATTTAAGTCTTACTGTTCCTAGAGATTGGCGTGTTGGCAATGCATTGCCTCAACTTAATAAACTATTACGTGTATGCTACCGATTATCAATTTCTCTAATTGATGTTTATCTCGGCCGCCTTAATCTTGATAGCTCTATAGTTTTAAAGGATTTACCATTATCCGAACAATACTCTCAAACTAATCGCCCATTTGATCTAAATAAAGTGCGTTCCTTTTTAGAACTACATCAAGAATCTTTTCCACCCCAATCGCTCAAACACCTTGCATTCCAAATTGGTTATGACTCAGCTGATTTGTCCCGACACTTACCCGATTTGTGTCGTCGAATATCTGCACGTTATAAATTACACACCAAATCTTGTTTAAAACCCCGTGTATAA
- a CDS encoding hybrid sensor histidine kinase/response regulator yields MSVVENYKIDRILAVDDTRDNLILVQTILESEGYEVDLAPDGITALGKIEQCPPDLILLDVMMPGMDGYEVTRRIRNNPAITSYIPILLITAFHESSVVEGLDAGADDFIRKPFDTDELLARVRSLLRLKHSLDEQQKMARQREDFVSRLTHDLRTPLVAADRMLNLFEMETFCKISPEMKTAIAVMIRSNENLMLMVNTLLEVYRFEAGKKTLNWEVCDLPEVAQEVVSEIIALTNEKGLTLKVDTSELDPLDKNAGIVMGDRLELRRVLYNLIANAIKFTDTGGITVRIFEKSPHSKHQDWVTIEVEDTGYGIAPEDQATIFERFRQGRNKRSGSGLGLHLSHRIVEAHTGTIQVASEVGKGSLFTVQLPKNI; encoded by the coding sequence ATGTCTGTAGTTGAAAATTATAAAATTGATCGCATTCTCGCAGTTGATGATACACGAGACAATCTCATTTTGGTGCAAACAATTTTAGAAAGTGAGGGTTATGAAGTTGATTTGGCTCCAGATGGGATAACGGCTTTGGGGAAAATAGAACAATGTCCACCGGATTTGATTTTGCTAGATGTGATGATGCCGGGGATGGATGGGTATGAAGTTACACGTCGTATTCGTAATAACCCTGCAATTACTAGTTATATTCCAATTTTGCTGATCACTGCTTTTCACGAATCCAGCGTTGTTGAAGGTTTGGATGCTGGTGCTGACGATTTTATCCGCAAACCATTTGATACCGACGAACTCTTGGCAAGAGTGCGATCGCTGTTGCGTCTCAAGCACAGTCTCGACGAACAACAAAAAATGGCACGCCAACGAGAAGACTTCGTTTCCCGTCTAACTCATGATTTGCGAACTCCCTTGGTAGCCGCCGATCGCATGTTAAATCTGTTCGAGATGGAAACATTCTGCAAAATTTCGCCGGAAATGAAAACAGCGATCGCGGTGATGATTCGCAGTAACGAAAATTTAATGCTCATGGTAAACACCCTCCTAGAAGTTTATCGCTTTGAAGCAGGTAAAAAAACCTTGAATTGGGAGGTATGCGATTTGCCAGAAGTCGCTCAAGAAGTGGTGAGCGAAATCATAGCTCTAACTAATGAAAAAGGTTTGACTTTGAAAGTGGATACCAGTGAATTAGACCCACTGGATAAAAATGCTGGTATAGTTATGGGCGATCGGCTCGAACTCAGGCGAGTACTATACAACTTAATTGCAAATGCCATCAAATTTACAGACACAGGAGGCATAACAGTCCGCATTTTTGAAAAATCACCACATTCTAAACATCAAGATTGGGTAACAATAGAAGTAGAAGATACAGGATATGGAATTGCGCCTGAAGACCAGGCAACAATTTTCGAGCGATTTCGCCAAGGTAGAAACAAACGCTCAGGTAGTGGCTTAGGATTACATCTATCTCACCGAATTGTAGAAGCACACACAGGAACTATCCAAGTAGCCTCTGAAGTTGGTAAAGGCAGCTTATTCACTGTTCAACTACCCAAGAATATTTGA
- a CDS encoding HAD family hydrolase: MMKLVMFDIDGTLTESNNLDNESYLQALYEVFGFSEVSSDWTSYTHVTDACILKEVCQSKLGRIPSSSEVEAFQQRFLELLIDGAEAHSGVKAIPSSSDMLKKLLASSDYQVAYAGGGWTASAIFKLKSAHLPIDYIPCAFSDDDESREGIMAIAHSRAEIYYNQLFSEVVYVGDGVWDIRSAHKSGYSFIGIASDNEAKALFNEGATDVFPNYDDYESFLLALKKATGITKGETVS, translated from the coding sequence ATGATGAAATTAGTAATGTTTGACATTGATGGCACTCTTACTGAATCGAATAACCTCGACAATGAATCATATTTACAAGCATTATATGAAGTATTTGGTTTTTCAGAAGTATCAAGTGACTGGACATCATATACTCATGTCACAGATGCTTGTATTTTAAAGGAAGTCTGTCAAAGTAAACTTGGTCGCATTCCTTCATCTAGCGAAGTTGAGGCATTTCAACAGCGTTTTTTAGAATTACTCATCGACGGTGCCGAAGCACACAGTGGAGTAAAAGCAATACCAAGTTCATCTGATATGTTGAAAAAGCTCCTTGCATCTTCTGACTATCAGGTAGCCTATGCTGGAGGAGGTTGGACAGCATCAGCGATATTCAAGTTAAAATCTGCTCATCTTCCCATTGATTATATTCCTTGTGCTTTTTCGGATGATGACGAGTCGCGTGAGGGAATAATGGCGATCGCACATTCTAGAGCCGAAATCTATTACAATCAACTTTTCTCTGAAGTTGTTTACGTTGGTGATGGTGTTTGGGATATTCGTTCGGCTCACAAATCAGGATATTCATTCATTGGTATTGCCTCAGACAATGAAGCTAAAGCATTATTCAACGAGGGGGCGACTGATGTTTTTCCCAACTACGATGACTACGAGAGTTTTTTATTAGCCTTGAAAAAGGCTACAGGCATAACGAAAGGAGAAACCGTTTCATAA
- a CDS encoding response regulator, which yields MYLAHSFMSDEKKQNSHQPLILVVEDHDDSLLLISYALESIGCRFICQTDCSATVLVAKEYQPDLILLDILLPGLSGIDVACHLKQEPLTYKIPVVAVTALASREDQERILKAGFNDYISKPYMIEDLEAVIRRVLEGKSSLNPAFEVCQD from the coding sequence ATGTATTTGGCACATTCATTCATGAGTGATGAAAAGAAGCAAAACTCTCACCAGCCTTTGATTTTGGTAGTGGAAGACCATGATGATAGTCTTCTGCTAATTAGCTATGCTCTAGAGTCAATTGGTTGTAGATTCATTTGTCAAACAGATTGTTCTGCAACGGTGCTGGTGGCTAAAGAATATCAACCTGACTTGATCTTGTTGGATATTTTGTTACCAGGTCTGAGCGGTATCGATGTTGCGTGTCATTTGAAGCAAGAACCCCTAACTTACAAAATCCCAGTGGTTGCAGTCACAGCTTTAGCCAGTAGGGAGGATCAAGAGCGTATCCTCAAAGCTGGCTTTAATGATTACATTAGCAAACCCTACATGATCGAGGATTTAGAAGCTGTAATTCGTCGCGTGCTTGAGGGAAAATCCAGTTTGAACCCAGCTTTTGAGGTTTGCCAAGATTAA
- a CDS encoding sulfurtransferase, whose product MNLRYLLSKLKKPKLFTLVAVFFAVVVIVPLLPFSAFSANPRANIQLVSPNWVVENSKNANLRILDVRNFPLDYIEGHLPGAVNIADTAFRGPKEGLPVQYWNNQKLGEIFANSGLTNNSRVLVYSDDRDVLGATMVAYLLERSGLKDIAVLDGGYTGYKAAQDVTKEFPKYSVGKFTVRDNPSVRVTLNDVKKLIGKPGVTFIDPRPEKLFRGEENIWIRNGHIPGARNIPWVTFVDAKNPHKLKSLDDIKKILTDKKINPSSDIIVSCSTGREATLQYVVLKHLLGYPKVRIYEGAWTEYSAQKDLPVATGEEKLS is encoded by the coding sequence ATGAATTTAAGATATTTATTGTCAAAGTTGAAAAAACCGAAGTTATTTACTTTGGTAGCAGTATTTTTTGCTGTTGTGGTGATTGTCCCGTTATTACCTTTTTCGGCATTCTCAGCTAATCCTCGTGCTAATATTCAGCTTGTTTCACCAAATTGGGTTGTAGAGAATTCCAAAAATGCAAATTTGCGAATTTTGGATGTACGTAACTTTCCTCTCGACTATATAGAAGGACACCTTCCGGGTGCGGTGAATATTGCTGATACTGCTTTTCGCGGGCCAAAAGAAGGCTTACCCGTGCAGTATTGGAACAATCAAAAACTAGGAGAAATTTTTGCTAATTCCGGATTAACAAATAACAGTCGTGTTCTTGTATATTCAGATGACAGGGATGTTTTAGGTGCAACAATGGTTGCTTATCTACTAGAACGTTCTGGACTGAAAGATATCGCTGTATTAGATGGTGGCTACACAGGTTATAAAGCTGCTCAAGATGTAACCAAAGAATTTCCTAAATACTCAGTAGGCAAATTCACAGTTCGGGATAACCCTTCAGTTCGAGTGACTTTAAATGATGTGAAAAAGCTCATTGGAAAGCCAGGAGTTACTTTTATTGACCCCAGACCAGAAAAATTATTTCGGGGTGAAGAAAATATTTGGATACGCAACGGACATATTCCTGGTGCACGGAATATTCCTTGGGTGACATTTGTGGATGCTAAGAATCCTCACAAATTAAAGTCATTAGACGACATTAAGAAAATTCTCACAGATAAAAAGATTAATCCCTCAAGTGACATTATTGTTTCTTGTAGCACAGGAAGAGAAGCAACATTACAATATGTCGTCTTAAAGCATCTTCTTGGTTATCCAAAAGTCAGGATCTATGAAGGTGCTTGGACTGAGTATAGCGCTCAAAAAGATTTACCAGTAGCTACTGGAGAAGAAAAATTAAGTTAA
- a CDS encoding ATP-binding response regulator has protein sequence MEETLKILVVDDDEVDRMAVRRALIKAGVQMNLSEVGDGNDAFSVLSSTTYDCVFLDYRLPDQDGLTLIQQIRASEIQVPLVVLTGQGDEQIAVELMKAGATDYLSKSRISSEILAHVLRNAIRVYRAEMQAALANQQLRESHEQLIRKNQELERQQQQIQRQNFKLLEASRLKSHFLATMSHELRTPMNAIIGFSQILLRPKFGQLTHQQADMVERILNNGKHLLMLLNEVLDFSKLEAGRLDLKPEIFDIPKVINAAVAEMRSLAEAKNLSLLVQTDLQNPLGFNDPVRVKQILINLLSNAIKFTESGEIWVEVKELPTNRVAIIVRDTGIGIAPRDFKHIFEAFRQVDQTITRKYPGTGLGLAIVDSLVQMMGGKIFLESQLGVGSMFRIELPRQVTLETLVVEPPSLQLDQNGVFCSAQNPHQSSTPVRKSPIGSPKFKL, from the coding sequence ATGGAAGAGACGCTGAAAATTCTGGTTGTAGACGATGACGAAGTAGACCGGATGGCAGTACGCCGTGCCCTGATTAAAGCAGGTGTGCAAATGAATCTGTCTGAGGTAGGCGATGGCAATGATGCATTCTCTGTCTTAAGCAGTACTACCTATGATTGTGTTTTCCTCGACTATCGCTTACCAGACCAGGATGGATTAACTCTCATCCAACAGATACGCGCTTCGGAAATTCAAGTTCCTCTAGTAGTCCTAACTGGCCAAGGAGATGAACAAATCGCTGTTGAATTAATGAAAGCTGGTGCTACAGACTATCTTTCTAAGTCTAGAATATCTTCGGAAATCTTGGCACACGTTTTGCGGAACGCTATTCGGGTTTATCGTGCTGAAATGCAGGCAGCTTTAGCAAACCAGCAACTCAGAGAAAGTCACGAACAGCTGATTCGTAAGAACCAAGAATTGGAAAGACAACAGCAACAGATTCAAAGGCAAAACTTCAAGTTATTGGAGGCATCGCGCCTAAAATCGCATTTTTTGGCTACTATGTCCCACGAACTTAGAACACCAATGAATGCTATTATTGGTTTTTCGCAAATACTGTTGCGTCCCAAGTTTGGTCAACTAACGCACCAACAAGCGGATATGGTTGAGCGCATCTTGAATAATGGTAAGCATTTGCTGATGCTGCTAAATGAAGTTCTGGATTTTTCTAAGTTGGAGGCGGGACGGTTAGACTTAAAACCAGAAATATTTGATATCCCAAAGGTAATAAATGCCGCTGTAGCAGAAATGCGTTCTCTAGCTGAGGCAAAAAATCTTTCATTGCTGGTGCAAACAGACTTACAAAATCCTTTGGGATTTAACGATCCGGTTCGTGTAAAACAGATTTTAATTAATTTGCTTTCCAACGCCATTAAGTTCACAGAGTCTGGCGAGATTTGGGTTGAAGTTAAGGAACTACCTACAAACCGAGTGGCAATCATCGTTAGAGATACAGGTATTGGGATTGCACCCAGAGATTTCAAACATATTTTTGAAGCATTTCGCCAAGTCGATCAAACTATTACTCGTAAATATCCAGGCACGGGTCTGGGTTTAGCAATTGTAGATTCGCTGGTACAAATGATGGGCGGCAAAATTTTTCTTGAGAGCCAATTGGGAGTTGGTTCAATGTTTAGAATTGAATTGCCCCGTCAAGTAACATTAGAAACTTTAGTAGTGGAACCTCCGAGTTTACAGTTGGATCAGAATGGGGTTTTTTGTTCGGCTCAAAATCCACATCAATCATCTACCCCTGTTAGGAAATCACCAATAGGCTCTCCCAAATTTAAACTATAA
- a CDS encoding lipid-A-disaccharide synthase-related protein: MSNASRLSLNSNPQTATSPLRLLVLSNGHGEDIIAVRILQELLRQSNPPEIFALPLVGEGRAYEQLDIPFIGSVHTMPSGGFIYMDGRQLARDVRGGLLQLTLSQIKAIRRWVTSQKKLGNKRAILAVGDIVPLLFATFSGANYAFVGTAKSEYHVRDEAGLLPKKSKGISWENFSGSVYHPWERWLMSRRRCRAVFLRDELTTEILKQWPIPALNLGNPMMDGLEPTFSSAQFYSQASQQQETVRPFVVTLLPGSRPPEAYNNWETIMIAVSALLTSFQERNSVFHTSGTVVFLGAIAPSLDCNLLSQSVQSQGWRTASESPIQISDANLLTFKQRNAYLLLTQKAYNDCLHLGDLAIAMAGTATEQFIGLGKPAIAIPGNGPQYNRVFAEAQSRLLGSSLILVEQPTEVAKMVQSLFKDPDNLQIIAENGVRRMGKPGAALRIAECLQERLG, translated from the coding sequence ATGAGTAATGCATCTCGGTTATCCCTAAACTCTAACCCACAAACTGCAACTTCTCCTTTGCGGTTACTTGTATTAAGTAACGGACATGGGGAAGATATAATTGCAGTCCGAATTTTGCAAGAACTCCTGCGACAATCAAACCCACCAGAAATCTTTGCTTTACCTCTGGTGGGTGAAGGACGTGCTTACGAACAGTTGGATATTCCCTTCATCGGTTCAGTACACACTATGCCTTCTGGTGGGTTTATTTATATGGATGGACGCCAATTGGCGCGGGATGTACGCGGTGGTTTATTGCAACTTACCCTCAGCCAAATTAAAGCTATTCGCCGCTGGGTAACTTCCCAAAAAAAATTAGGTAACAAAAGAGCAATTTTAGCTGTGGGAGATATTGTCCCACTGTTGTTTGCAACTTTTAGTGGTGCTAATTATGCTTTTGTTGGTACGGCAAAATCAGAATATCATGTGCGAGATGAAGCTGGATTGTTACCAAAAAAATCCAAAGGTATAAGTTGGGAAAACTTTTCTGGTTCAGTGTATCATCCTTGGGAACGTTGGTTGATGAGTCGTCGCCGTTGTAGGGCAGTGTTCCTCAGAGATGAACTGACGACGGAAATATTAAAACAATGGCCGATTCCAGCTTTGAATTTGGGTAATCCAATGATGGATGGTTTAGAACCCACATTCTCATCTGCACAATTTTATAGTCAAGCTAGCCAACAACAGGAGACAGTTCGACCTTTTGTAGTGACTCTTTTGCCTGGTTCCCGTCCGCCAGAAGCGTACAACAACTGGGAAACAATTATGATTGCGGTATCTGCATTGCTGACAAGTTTCCAAGAGCGAAATTCGGTTTTCCACACTTCTGGCACTGTGGTGTTTTTAGGTGCGATCGCCCCTAGTCTAGATTGCAATCTCTTATCTCAAAGTGTACAATCCCAAGGCTGGCGAACCGCATCAGAATCTCCTATCCAAATTTCCGATGCAAATCTGTTGACATTTAAACAAAGAAATGCATATTTACTCTTAACACAAAAAGCTTATAATGACTGTTTGCATTTAGGAGATTTGGCGATCGCAATGGCAGGTACAGCTACAGAACAGTTTATTGGTTTAGGGAAACCTGCGATCGCTATTCCTGGCAACGGGCCTCAATATAACCGTGTCTTTGCTGAAGCTCAAAGTCGGCTTTTAGGCTCATCTTTGATTTTAGTTGAGCAACCAACGGAAGTTGCAAAGATGGTACAGTCCTTATTCAAAGATCCTGATAATTTGCAAATAATTGCCGAAAATGGCGTGCGGCGCATGGGAAAACCAGGTGCAGCACTACGCATTGCCGAATGTTTACAAGAACGATTGGGATGA
- a CDS encoding response regulator transcription factor translates to MSEISIILIEDHDLTRMGLRAALQSHSALKVIGEAANATQGLKLLETAKPDVAVVDIGLPDMDGIELTRKFRRYQAETGQTATKILILTMDHTEDAVLAAFAAGADSYYMKETSISKLTEAIQATYGGNSWIDPAIANVVLRKMRQGIPGETQTSDKPKTVKIEALATEYEQVLETYPLTQRELEILELIVAGCSNGQIAEKLYITVGTVKTHVRNILNKLCADDRTQAAVRALRSGLVA, encoded by the coding sequence ATGAGTGAAATTAGCATTATTTTAATTGAAGATCACGACTTAACACGGATGGGACTACGGGCTGCATTACAGTCTCACAGTGCATTAAAAGTGATTGGTGAAGCGGCAAATGCTACTCAGGGATTAAAACTTTTGGAAACAGCGAAGCCAGATGTAGCCGTTGTGGATATTGGCTTGCCTGATATGGATGGCATTGAACTCACGCGTAAATTCAGACGCTACCAAGCTGAAACTGGGCAAACAGCAACCAAGATTTTGATCCTCACAATGGATCACACAGAGGATGCTGTACTTGCGGCTTTTGCGGCAGGAGCAGATTCTTATTACATGAAAGAAACAAGTATCAGTAAATTAACTGAGGCTATACAAGCAACTTATGGCGGTAACTCGTGGATTGATCCAGCGATCGCCAACGTGGTATTACGAAAGATGCGCCAAGGAATTCCTGGCGAAACCCAAACCTCTGACAAGCCGAAAACCGTAAAAATCGAAGCGCTGGCCACAGAATACGAGCAAGTTTTGGAAACATACCCCCTGACTCAACGAGAATTAGAAATCCTAGAGTTGATTGTGGCTGGGTGTAGCAACGGGCAAATTGCCGAGAAACTCTACATCACAGTTGGTACTGTCAAAACCCATGTTCGTAATATTCTAAATAAACTTTGCGCTGATGATCGTACCCAAGCTGCTGTTAGGGCTTTGCGTTCTGGGTTGGTAGCGTGA
- a CDS encoding amidase — protein sequence MSEIANFSASELLSLYRDRQLSPVEATKAVLERINAYNSSVNAFAIVDEKTALAEAQASEARWLNGNPLGLVDGIPFTAKDLLLTKGLPTRRGSKAIITNQPWEEDAPAVARFREQGAVLLGKTTTSEFGWKGVTDSPLTGITRNPWNTELTPGGSSGGAAVAAALGMGTLHLGTDGGGSSRTPAALTGVFGFKPTFGRVAGYPSAHTGNLFHIGVLVRTVTDAAVTLNVIAHPDVRDWYALPDEQQDYTLDLNRGVAGLRIAYSPNFGYADVDSEVAALVKAAVDVFAKLGAVVEQVDPGFANPRSIFQTLWQAGAAKLLRSFSPEQQAVIEEGLQATAKEGDRLTLSEYISAQDAREALARHLQRFHQNYDLLITPTLPTVAFPVGQNRPQSYIDNPQRDWSPFSYPFNLTQQPAASVPCGFTKNGLPVGIQIVAAKYRDLLVLQAAKAYETVSPFVMPVAFFKANKKLS from the coding sequence ATGTCAGAAATAGCTAATTTCTCTGCATCTGAACTCTTATCACTATACCGCGATCGCCAGTTGTCACCAGTTGAAGCAACCAAAGCTGTCCTAGAACGGATCAATGCTTACAATAGCTCAGTTAATGCCTTTGCGATCGTCGATGAAAAGACCGCCCTTGCTGAAGCCCAGGCTTCAGAAGCGCGTTGGCTCAATGGAAATCCGTTGGGCTTGGTGGATGGTATACCCTTTACTGCCAAAGATTTACTGTTAACCAAGGGTTTACCAACGCGCCGAGGAAGTAAAGCGATTATCACCAATCAACCTTGGGAAGAAGATGCACCTGCGGTGGCTCGTTTTCGGGAACAGGGAGCAGTACTACTCGGAAAAACTACAACTTCAGAATTTGGCTGGAAGGGTGTCACCGATAGTCCCCTGACTGGTATTACCCGCAATCCTTGGAATACAGAACTGACTCCCGGAGGTAGTAGCGGCGGGGCGGCTGTGGCTGCTGCATTAGGGATGGGTACACTTCATCTCGGTACTGATGGCGGCGGCTCGTCAAGAACACCGGCGGCGTTAACAGGGGTGTTTGGTTTCAAACCCACTTTTGGACGTGTGGCTGGTTATCCATCAGCCCACACTGGAAATTTGTTTCATATTGGCGTTCTTGTTCGCACTGTTACCGATGCAGCAGTCACATTAAATGTTATTGCCCATCCTGATGTTCGTGATTGGTATGCTTTACCAGATGAGCAACAAGACTATACTTTAGATTTAAATCGGGGTGTAGCTGGATTGCGGATTGCTTACAGTCCAAACTTTGGATACGCCGATGTTGACTCCGAAGTAGCCGCCTTAGTTAAAGCCGCAGTCGATGTTTTTGCCAAACTCGGTGCCGTTGTTGAACAAGTCGATCCTGGTTTTGCCAATCCCCGCAGTATTTTTCAAACCTTGTGGCAAGCGGGTGCAGCCAAGCTACTGCGCAGCTTTAGTCCAGAACAACAAGCTGTGATTGAAGAAGGGTTACAGGCTACTGCTAAAGAAGGCGATCGCCTTACTCTATCAGAATACATCAGCGCTCAGGATGCTCGTGAAGCTTTAGCCAGACATCTGCAACGCTTTCACCAAAACTACGATTTGCTAATTACTCCCACTTTACCTACAGTCGCTTTTCCCGTGGGACAAAACAGACCCCAGTCATATATTGACAATCCGCAGCGAGATTGGTCGCCTTTTTCTTATCCTTTTAATTTGACACAACAACCCGCTGCTTCTGTACCTTGTGGCTTCACCAAAAACGGTCTACCTGTAGGTATACAAATTGTCGCTGCCAAATACAGAGATTTACTAGTATTACAAGCAGCTAAAGCTTATGAAACGGTTTCTCCTTTCGTTATGCCTGTAGCCTTTTTCAAGGCTAATAAAAAACTCTCGTAG
- a CDS encoding GNAT family N-acetyltransferase, with the protein MRVNNSNLCLYKTEEADLDYILGAETDDENRQYIIPWSREQHLQAIVNPDIAHLIVKNETRVGYVILAGLLDSNQSIEFRRIVITEKGKGYGKVTVQMIKQLAFETYKAHRLWLDVKVQNKLAQAVYKKSGFVVEGTLRECLKVEGKYDSLIIMSILQQEYFKECLNLE; encoded by the coding sequence ATGAGGGTAAATAACTCGAACTTATGCTTATACAAAACTGAGGAAGCTGACCTTGATTACATTCTGGGTGCTGAAACTGATGATGAAAATCGCCAGTATATAATTCCTTGGTCACGTGAACAACATTTACAAGCTATAGTAAATCCTGATATTGCTCATCTGATTGTTAAAAATGAAACAAGAGTAGGTTACGTTATCCTAGCAGGGTTGCTTGATTCCAATCAAAGCATTGAATTTCGTCGAATTGTGATTACTGAAAAAGGAAAAGGTTATGGCAAAGTGACAGTTCAAATGATTAAACAATTAGCATTCGAGACTTACAAGGCTCATAGATTATGGTTGGATGTCAAAGTACAAAATAAACTAGCCCAAGCTGTCTATAAAAAATCAGGTTTTGTAGTAGAAGGGACGTTGCGTGAATGTTTGAAAGTAGAAGGGAAGTATGATTCCTTAATTATTATGTCTATCTTGCAGCAAGAGTATTTTAAGGAGTGTCTGAACTTAGAGTGA